In Pyrodictium occultum, the genomic window CAGCGCGTCCAGGGCCTCAAGGTACGCGTCGTCCCCGGTTCCCGGCGGCAGGGGCAGGTTTAGCTTGGTTCCCCTTCCCTCGCCTTCTCCGGTCTGCCAGGGCCAGCCGCTGCCCGGGTATATAGTGGAGGGGTCCTGATGCAAGTCTATATGGTACACGGGCTTGTCGTAGAGTATGTCCTGGGTACCGTTGCCATGGTGGAGGTCTATATCCACTACTAGGGGCTGGTAGCCGAGCCGGTGGAGCGTGAGAGCCGCTAGCGCTGATACATTGAATATGCAGAAGCCCAGGGTGGGAGCCCCCATAGCCCGCCCGAAGAACCCCGCATGATGGCCCGGGGGCCTGCCGAGCACCAGGGCCACCCTGCACTCGCCCCTCAGCAGGCTCTCCGCCGCGTCAAGTACAGCGGCTGCATAGGCCTCGGCGGCGAGGGGCGTGCCCGGGGACACGTAGGTGTCGGGGTCCAGGTAGCCGCCGCCCCGCATGGCGAGCTCTAGCACAGCCGTTATGTAGTCTGGGCTGTGAACCTCCCTGAACACATATAGGCCCCTGCGGCGGGGCGGCGTCCTATGCTCCGCCAGGCTCCAGATGCCGGACTCTACAAGCCCCTCCACCGCCTGGTCCAGCCTCTCCGGCGCCTCCATGTGGTAGCCGTAGGGGGGCTCGTGGAGCTTGAACACGGGGTCGTAGTAGATGCAGAAGCCGCTCATCCCGGGCGCAGCCCTCCAGGGCTATGCCCGGCTCCTCCTGGGAGGAAGCTGCATAAGAGGGCTCGTGGCGCCATGGAGCCTCGGTGGCCCCGGGGGGGCCTATCGAGGGGTCGGGGATTGCAAGAGAGCGGCTGCGAGCAGTTGACGAGGATCATCTACGAGCTGCCTGGCCTCCGCCTTACCCTGGGGGTCAGCCGGGGCCGGAGCTGCGTCATGGGCGGCGCGGGCTGGGTGGAGGCCTCCATAGGCCTGGACGTGGTTGAGGCGGATGTAGAGGAGTCCCTCCTCGGCGAGCTGCTGGCCTCCCTGCTCCTCCTAGAGCCAGCCGGCATCGAGGGCGATGTGGAGGCCTACCGGCTCCTAGTCTCAAAGTACCTCGGCCGGGTCTTCGGCGAGGAGGCTGGGAGGCTCCGGAGGCTCCTGGCCAGGAGCTTCGAGAGGCTCTACGTGGCCGACATATACCCCGCTGTAGCCCGCATGTCTAGGCTTCAGCGCATCTACCCCTGGCTCCGGATAGCCTACTCGGCCGCGCTTCAGCGTAGCAGCTACTACTCCTGGCTCCGCCGCCTCCTCCGGGAGACCGTCCTGGCCGGCGTGGACACCCATAGCCGCTGGATCCCGGCAAAGCTCATAGCCTCGAAGGGGAAGAGTCACCCCCTCATCAACAGGCTAGGCGAGGCTGCTAGGGCTATAGGGGTGCTGGGAAGCTTCGCCCAGCAAGCCTTTCTCCCCCTCCTCAGGGCCCTGCCCCAGAGCCTCCTCATGGAGAGCATAGGCCAGAAGCCCCACCCGCTCACGAGCGACCCCCTCCTCCTGGCCAGGCTGGACTCGGCGAGGCTCGCTACGAAGCTGGTTAGCTTCGAGGACCAGCTATACGCGATAACCGGGGTGAAGAGGCTCCTAGACAGCCTAAAGCTCCGCCGGAAGAGCATTGTTAGAAGCGTGTTAGTGCTAGGAACAGGAGACTTCAAGCCAGCAGTGGTCAAGCGCTATATAGACTTGAGCGCGGTCAAGTGGATCGTGGCATCTGTCGCCTCCCTCCCGCTCCCGAAGCCTAGGCTCAGGCCCCTCGCCCGGCTCGACGCCGAGTACTACTACAACAGGCTGCTGGCCGAGAAGGGCTTCCACGTGCCCCACCCCCTCCTAGTTGACCCGAGGCGCAGACTAGCAGCCTACAGCTACATAGAGGGCAGCGACCTCATAGCCCTGCTCCAGAGGGACCCTGCACCAGAGCCCTACCGGGAGGCCGGAAGGCTCCTGGCAAGGCTACACCGTAGCGGGGTGGCCCTCTGGGACGCTAATCCAGGCAACTTCGTCTACGACGGCGAGAACCTGTACCTAGTGGACCTGGAGCAGGCCCGGGGGCTGAGGGGCATCGGGGAAGCAGCCTGGGACATAGCCATGGCGTCATACTACTCCCTCATATACGCGCCGCGGAGCGGCCCCGAGAGAGCCGCCATGATAGCCTCCGGCTACCTCGAGGCAGGCGGCGGCAGAGAGGTCCTCCTAGAAGCCGCAAAGTACAAGTACATGGCACCCTTCCTGGCCGCTGCCCCGCCCAACCTGCTGGAGAGGACGCGTAGAGCCCTCCTCGCCGCAGCCCAGGGGAACCAGCCTTAACCCCCAGAGGCGCCCTGCAGACAGGCCCTCGGATGCAGGGGAGGCATAGTCATGGCGGGCGCTAGGGCGTGCCCAGTCTGTGGCAAGGGCATGTACAGAAGGAAGGCGCTGCTGGAGCACATAAAAAGGGTTCACGGCTGGTACTTCAAGGAGTTCATAGAGCCCAAGGGCAAGGGTGGAGGAGGCGGCGCCAAGAAGAAGAAGGAGAAGTAGCCCCGCCAGCCTCGCCCAGGTTTTAGAAGGGGCTCCAGCCCCTGCATATTCTGCCCCTGGCCGGGCTGGCTGGATGAGCTGTGGGTCACGGGGCTGGAGCCCCTAGGCCCCTAGAGGCTCCCCGGGGTGCCCGGGAGGCTGCCATGGCCCGGGCCTAGGGGCTGTGAAGCTGCCTCCCGGGGGCGCGACGGCCTCCACGAATTATCCCAGAGCCGTCCGAGGAGCCTGGGCGTCTCCGGGTCAACGTCTAAATTATACATGCTTTAGCGCGTGTATCCGGCTGGTCGGAGGGTGTGCATAGTCCTTGCCGGGCGAGCGGAGCAGAAGCCTCTACGAGGAGGCGCTGGGCCTCTTCCCGGGCGGCGTGAACAGCCCCGTCCGGGCCGCCGTGAAGCCCTACCCCTTCTACGTGAGCCGCGCCGAGGGACCCTACATCTACACTGTTGACGGGGAGAGGCTTATCGACTACGTGCTGGCCTACGGCCCCCTGTTCCTCGGCCACCGGCATCCCCGCGTCCTGGAGGCGGTCCGGGAGCAGCTGGAGAAGGGCTGGCTCTACGGCACTCCTACGGAGCTTGAGGTTGCCCTTGCGAAGAAGATACTCCGCTACTACCACCCCGGTGGCATGGTGCGCTTTGTCAACACAGGGACAGAGGCTACTATGACCGCCATAAGGCTTGCCAGGGGCTACACCGGGCGCAAGTACATAGTGAAGTTTAACGGATGCTACCACGGCGCCCATGACTCGGTGCTTGTGGGGGCTGGGAGCGCGGCAGCGGAGTACGGGGTGCCCACGAGCCTAGGGGTCCCCGAGGAGGTGGCCCGGCTCACCCTAGTGGCCAGGTACAACGACCTGGAGAGCGTTGAGAGGATAATGAGGCAGTATGGGGACCAAGTGGCAGCTATAATAGTGGAGCCGGTCGCGGGCAACGCTGGCGTGATCCCGCCCAAGCCCGGGTTCCTCAAGGGGCTACGCGAGCTGGCCGATAGGTACGGTGCGCTCCTGATAATGGATGAGGTGATAACCGGGTTCCGCTTAGGCCTCGGAGGCGCCCAAGAGTACTATGGCGTCCGGGGAGACCTCACCACCCTGGGCAAGATAGTTGGGGGAGGCTTCCCGATAGGGGTTGTGGCTGGGCCCAGGGAGATAATGGAGAAGCTGACCCCCAGCGGCAGGGTCTTCAACGCTGGCACCTTCAACGCCCACCCGGTTACCATGGCCGCGGGGCTTGCCACGATAGAGGTGTTAGAGACAGGCGAGCCCTACCGCGTCGCGCGCGAGGCCGCCTCCAGGCTGGTGAAGGCCCTAGAGGACCTCATAAGCCGCTACAGCGTAAAGGCTACCGTGAACCACGTGGAGAACATGTTCCAGGTATTCTTTGTGGACGGGGATGTATCCTCCCCGGAGGACGCGGCCAGGAGCAACAGGGAGCTGTACGCCAGGCTCCACGAGGAGCTGCTCCGCCGCGGCGTCTTCATAGCGCCTAGCCAGATGGAGGCAGTGTTCACCAGCGCCGCTCACACACGCGAGGTAGTGGACGAGACCATAGAGGCGCTGGAGGAGGCGTTCAAGAGGCTCGGGGAGCAATGAAGATACGCGTCGCCACCCGGGGGAGCAAGCTAAGCCTAGCCCAGACCAGGCTAGCGCTGGAGGAGATTAGGAAGAAGCACCCTCAAGTAGACTTTGAACTCGTGATAGTGAGGACCAGGGGCGATGTGCACCAGGATAAGCCTTTCACCGAGATAGGCGGCAAGGGGCTCTTCGAGAGGGAGGTCAACCTGGCAGTGCTGGAGGGCCGGGCCGATGTAGCGGTGCACAGCCTCAAGGACGTGCCCAGCGAGGTCAGCCCCGGCCTAGTACTGGCTATGACTCCTCCGAGGGCCTCGCCCTTCGACGTGCTAGTCACCCGGGAGGGGGCGAAGACACTCTGGGACCTCCCGTCCGGTGCGGTGGTAGGCTCTTCCAGCGCCCGCAGAGTGGCGATGCTCCGGAGGCTCCGCAGCGACCTAGTCTACAAGCCCCTGAGGGGGAATGTAGACACGAGGCTTAGGAAGCTCCGGGAGGGTCTCTACGACGCTATAGTCCTGGCGGAGGCGGGGCTTCAGAGGCTCGGGATGGAGGTCGAGTACTGGCGTATACCTCCCGACGTGCTGCCCCCGGCGCCCGGCCAGGGCATAGTGGGGGTCTACACGCTTTACAGCCGCGGCGACCTGCTCCCGCTCCTGGAGGACTCGAGCCACAGAGAGACGATGATCCAGGCGAGGGCTGAGAGGGCATTCCTAGCCTACGCCGGCGGGGGCTGCCATACCCCCATCGGAGCTTACGCCTGGGTCGAGGGCGGCAGCCTGCGCATCCACGCTGCGGCAGCGTCTCCGGACGGGAGTAAGAGGGTCGACGTGGAGCTGAAGGGCGACCCGGAGAGGCCGGCCCAGCTGGGCGTGGACGCGGCGCTGGAACTCCGCGCCCGGGCCGCGGCGGCCGGCATAGCACTGTAGGCCCTTACAGCCACCGGGGGCTGGCGGGCCGTGCCGGGCTGCGGCAGCGTCTACATAGTGGGAGCGGGGCCGGGAGACCCGGAGCTCATAACCGTCAAGGGCCTACGCCTCATAGAGCAGGCGGATGTTGTAGTGTACGACCGGCTGGTGCCGAGGGAGCTGCTTGACCACACCAAGCCCGGGGCGGAGCTGGTCTACGCCGGCAAGAAGCCCGGAGCCCACGCCATGACCCAGGAGGAGATAAACAGGCTGCTCCTCAAGAAGGCCTGCGAGGGCAAGACTGTTGTGAGGCTGCACGGCGGCGACCCCTACGTTTTCGGCCGCGGCGAGGAGGAGTGCATCTACCTCCGCAGCCACGGGGTCGAGTGCGAGGTGGTGCCAGGCGTCACCAGCGCCATAGCAGGCGCAGCCTATGCTGGGATACCGGTAACAAGCAGGGGGCTCGCCTCAAGCTTCGCAGTGGCCACCGGGAAGGAGGCCCCCGGCAAGCCTAGGAGAATGGTGCGGTACGCCGATATAATGAAGAGCGTCGACACGCTAGTGGTACTGATGGGTGTCGGCACGCTGGAGAAGATAGTGGAGGAGATGCTGGAGGGCGGCATAGACCCGGACCTCCCGGTGGCAGTTGTAGAGAATGCAAGCACTCCCAGGCAGCGCGTCGTCACCGGGAGGCTCCGCGACATAGCCGAGAAAGCCAGGAGGGCCGGGATCCAGCCCCCCGCGGTCATAGTTTTCGGCCCCACGGTGAAGCTGAGGGAGCGGCTTTGGAAGCTGAGCT contains:
- a CDS encoding phosphotransferase → MQESGCEQLTRIIYELPGLRLTLGVSRGRSCVMGGAGWVEASIGLDVVEADVEESLLGELLASLLLLEPAGIEGDVEAYRLLVSKYLGRVFGEEAGRLRRLLARSFERLYVADIYPAVARMSRLQRIYPWLRIAYSAALQRSSYYSWLRRLLRETVLAGVDTHSRWIPAKLIASKGKSHPLINRLGEAARAIGVLGSFAQQAFLPLLRALPQSLLMESIGQKPHPLTSDPLLLARLDSARLATKLVSFEDQLYAITGVKRLLDSLKLRRKSIVRSVLVLGTGDFKPAVVKRYIDLSAVKWIVASVASLPLPKPRLRPLARLDAEYYYNRLLAEKGFHVPHPLLVDPRRRLAAYSYIEGSDLIALLQRDPAPEPYREAGRLLARLHRSGVALWDANPGNFVYDGENLYLVDLEQARGLRGIGEAAWDIAMASYYSLIYAPRSGPERAAMIASGYLEAGGGREVLLEAAKYKYMAPFLAAAPPNLLERTRRALLAAAQGNQP
- the hemL gene encoding glutamate-1-semialdehyde 2,1-aminomutase is translated as MPGERSRSLYEEALGLFPGGVNSPVRAAVKPYPFYVSRAEGPYIYTVDGERLIDYVLAYGPLFLGHRHPRVLEAVREQLEKGWLYGTPTELEVALAKKILRYYHPGGMVRFVNTGTEATMTAIRLARGYTGRKYIVKFNGCYHGAHDSVLVGAGSAAAEYGVPTSLGVPEEVARLTLVARYNDLESVERIMRQYGDQVAAIIVEPVAGNAGVIPPKPGFLKGLRELADRYGALLIMDEVITGFRLGLGGAQEYYGVRGDLTTLGKIVGGGFPIGVVAGPREIMEKLTPSGRVFNAGTFNAHPVTMAAGLATIEVLETGEPYRVAREAASRLVKALEDLISRYSVKATVNHVENMFQVFFVDGDVSSPEDAARSNRELYARLHEELLRRGVFIAPSQMEAVFTSAAHTREVVDETIEALEEAFKRLGEQ
- the hemC gene encoding hydroxymethylbilane synthase yields the protein MKIRVATRGSKLSLAQTRLALEEIRKKHPQVDFELVIVRTRGDVHQDKPFTEIGGKGLFEREVNLAVLEGRADVAVHSLKDVPSEVSPGLVLAMTPPRASPFDVLVTREGAKTLWDLPSGAVVGSSSARRVAMLRRLRSDLVYKPLRGNVDTRLRKLREGLYDAIVLAEAGLQRLGMEVEYWRIPPDVLPPAPGQGIVGVYTLYSRGDLLPLLEDSSHRETMIQARAERAFLAYAGGGCHTPIGAYAWVEGGSLRIHAAAASPDGSKRVDVELKGDPERPAQLGVDAALELRARAAAAGIAL
- the cobA gene encoding uroporphyrinogen-III C-methyltransferase, which gives rise to MPGCGSVYIVGAGPGDPELITVKGLRLIEQADVVVYDRLVPRELLDHTKPGAELVYAGKKPGAHAMTQEEINRLLLKKACEGKTVVRLHGGDPYVFGRGEEECIYLRSHGVECEVVPGVTSAIAGAAYAGIPVTSRGLASSFAVATGKEAPGKPRRMVRYADIMKSVDTLVVLMGVGTLEKIVEEMLEGGIDPDLPVAVVENASTPRQRVVTGRLRDIAEKARRAGIQPPAVIVFGPTVKLRERLWKLS